One window of the Eucalyptus grandis isolate ANBG69807.140 chromosome 6, ASM1654582v1, whole genome shotgun sequence genome contains the following:
- the LOC104451983 gene encoding LEAF RUST 10 DISEASE-RESISTANCE LOCUS RECEPTOR-LIKE PROTEIN KINASE-like 2.1: protein MHRHLLLLFTAATVLLLLPMASSLSAGESLSNCSRTFSCGNVVNVSYPFTGGDRPSHCGPPEFRLSCNGSYPELTADSLTYSVRELNQTRRSLILSRADLNASNGCLRQYANTTLNSTIFTFASDGEDLTLFYECSNLTNINPDNQFTCKINGIDMDSYYLIGAVPTDLILNGSKCEVSVTVPIQPFMVKTVPYTIQWNAWLKGVLMEGFEVNYTNPYEDQCVMCGGIGGECGFDSDQGKPICICGDQICPTSAAEYEGSSWRRKLIIGGASATVASISTIAIFFTLKVLLFKNKKDGEVEQLIGILGSLVPRRYRYTDLKKMTKSFSEKLGQGGFGAVYKGKTRDGCLVAVKILTELKSSPKEFINEVVSISRTSHINVITLLGFCYEGKKRALVFEYMPNGSLDKFIYSGRALNMSSSLEWKILYQIAIGIARGLEYLHRGCNIRILHFDIKPQNILLDRDFTPKISDFGLAKLCHGRESAVSTLGMRGTVGFIAPEVICRNLGRVSHKFDVYSYGMLVLDMVGIKNFDIKVSNNNEMYFPEWIYRNLEPDKDLKLPMNVTEEEEVLARKMIIVSLWCIQTSPFDRPPIVKVIEMLEGSFESLQMPPKPIMYSPSQELSHHWELSMSNSNGSHEEDMIVENLEENN, encoded by the exons ATGCACCGCCACCTGCTCCTCCTCTTCACGGCAGCgaccgtcctcctcctcctcccgatGGCGTCGTCTCTCTCTGCCGGCGAATCTCTCTCCAACTGCAGCCGAACCTTCAGCTGCGGCAACGTCGTAAACGTCTCCTACCCCTTCACCGGCGGTGACCGCCCCTCCCATTGCGGCCCGCCGGAGTTCCGCCTCAGCTGCAACGGCTCCTACCCCGAGCTCACCGCCGACTCCCTCACATACAGCGTCCGGGAACTCAACCAGACTCGCCGATCGCTCATTCTCTCAAGAGCCGATCTTAATGCCAGCAACGGCTGCTTGCGGCAATACGCCAACACCACTCTcaactccaccatcttcacctTCGCTAGCGACGGCGAAGACCTCACCTTGTTTTATGAGTGTTCAAACTTGACGAACATCAATCCCGATAATCAGTTCACTTGCAAGATCAATGGGATCGATATGGACAGCTATTACTTGATCGGTGCTGTCCCCACTGACCTGATTCTTAATGGGAGCAAGTGTGAAGTGAGCGTCACGGTCCCAATTCAGCCGTTCATGGTGAAGACGGTTCCCTACACAATCCAGTGGAACGCCTGGCTCAAAGGGGTTCTGATGGAGGGTTTTGAGGTGAATTACACGAATCCGTACGAGGATCAGTGCGTGATGTGTGGTGGGATTGGGGGGGAGTGTGGGTTCGACTCTGATCAGGGGAAGCCCATTTGTATTTGTGGCGACCAAATTTGTCCCACATCCGCCGCAG AGTACGAAGGATCCAGTTGGAGGAGAAAACTTATCATAG GTGGAGCATCTGCTACTGTTGCTTCGATATCTACAATTGCCATCTTTTTCACATTGAAGGTTCTACTcttcaagaacaagaaagatGGCGAAGTTGAGCAGTTGATAGGAATCCTTGGATCTCTTGTCCCAAGAAGATATCGATATACtgatttgaagaaaatgacaaaatcattttCAGAGAAACTTGGTCAAGGAGGATTTGGTGCAGTGTATAAAGGAAAGACTAGAGATGGTTGTCTTGTGGCAGTGAAAATTCTGACAGAGTTGAAAAGTAGCCCAAAAGAATTTATCAATGAAGTTGTGAGCATTAGTAGAACTTCTCACATTAATGTAATTACTCTCTTAGGTTTTTGTTacgaagggaagaagagagcTCTAGTATTCGAGTACATGCCTAATGGTTCGTTGGATAAGTTCATATATTCAGGAAGAGCTTTAAATATGAGTAGTtccttggaatggaaaatactatatcaaattgCAATTGGCATTGCTCGTGGGCTAGAGTATCTGCATCGAGGTTGTAATATCAGAATCTTGCATTTCGATATAAAACCTCAGAACATCTTGCTCGATAGAGATTTTACCCCCAAGATTTCGGATTTCGGCCTTGCTAAACTTTGTCATGGACGAGAGAGTGCTGTATCAACTCTCGGCATGAGAGGAACGGTTGGATTTATTGCACCAGAAGTTATTTGTCGAAACTTGGGAAGAGTCTCTCACAAGTTTGATGTTTACAGTTACGGAATGTTGGTTCTTGATATGGTAGgcataaaaaattttgacatcaaaGTTTCCAATAACAATGAAATGTACTTTCCAGAATGGATTTATAGGAATTTAGAGCCCGACAAAGATCTGAAATTGCCGATGAATGTgacagaggaggaggaagtgctGGCGAGGAAGATGATCATTGTGAGTTTGTGGTGCATTCAAACCAGTCCATTTGATCGGCCACCAATTGTGAAGGTGATAGAGATGTTGGAAGGAAGCTTTGAATCACTGCAAATGCCGCCGAAGCCCATCATGTATTCTCCATCGCAAGAATTGTCACACCACTGGGAACTGTCGATGTCAAATTCTAATGGAAGCCACGAGGAGGACATGATAGTGGAGAATTTAGAGGAAAACAATTGA